A region of Paralichthys olivaceus isolate ysfri-2021 chromosome 24, ASM2471397v2, whole genome shotgun sequence DNA encodes the following proteins:
- the LOC109644135 gene encoding cyclic AMP-responsive element-binding protein 1-like, which translates to MKMEAGADTQQSGDTAVSESEAQHITLAQASIAAGQVTTSGPTVTLVQLPNGQTVQVHGVIQAAQPSVIQSPQVQTVQISTVAESEDSQESVDSVTDSQKRREILSRRPSYRKILNDLSSDAPAVPRIEEEKSEDDSAPTITTVTMPTPIYQTSSGQYIAITQGGAIQLANNGTDGVQGLQTLTMANAAAAQPGATILQYAQTSDGQQILVPSNQVVVQAASGDVQAYQIRTAPTSSITSGVVMATSPALGSVGGTEEVTRKREVRLMKNREAARECRRKKKEYVKCLENRVAVLENQNKTLIEELKALKDLYCHKSE; encoded by the exons ATGAAGATGGAGGCTGGTGCAGACACTCAGCAAAGTGGTGACACGGCTGTCTCTGAGTCTGAGGCCCAGCACATCACTCTGGCCCAG GCGTCCATCGCTGCAGGTCAGGTAACCACCAGTGGTCCCACAGTCACCTTAGTGCAGTTACCCAACGGTCAGACGGTCCAAGTGCACGGGGTGATCCAAGCTGCACAGCCCTCCGTCATCCAGTCCCCACAAGTCCAGACAgtacag ATTTCGACTGTTGCCGAGAGCGAAGACTCTCAGGAGTCCGTGGACAGTGTGACCGATTctcagaagaggagagagatccTGTCCAGACGACCGTCGTACAG GAAGATCCTGAACGACTTGTCGTCAGATGCTCCGGCCGTTCCTCGAATTGAGGAGGAGAAATCGGAGGACGACTCAGCTCCTACCATCACCACCGTCACCATGCCCACTCCCATCTATCAGACCAGCAGCGGCCAGTACA TTGCCATAACGCAGGGCGGGGCCATCCAGCTGGCCAATAACGGCACAGATGGCGTGCAGGGACTGCAGACTCTGACCATGGCCaacgctgctgcagcacagcctGGTGCCACCATCCTGCAGTACGCTCAGACCAGCGACGGCCAGCAGATCCTGGTGCCTAGCAACCAAGTGGTCGTACAAG CCGCTTCTGGTGACGTCCAGGCCTATCAGATCCGCACGGCCCCCACCAGCTCCATCACTTCCGGGGTGGTGATGGCGACTTCGCCCGCTCTGGGCTCAGTGGGAGGCACAGAGGAGGTCACACGTAAAAGGGAGGTCCGACTTATGAAAAACAG AGAGGCCGCCCGCGAGTGTcgcaggaagaagaaggagtaCGTCAAGTGTCTAGAGAACCGCGTGGCCGTGCTGGAGAACCAGAATAAAACCCTCATCGAGGAACTAAAAGCCCTCAAAGACTTGTACTGCCACAAATCTGAGTAG